From Scomber scombrus chromosome 6, fScoSco1.1, whole genome shotgun sequence, the proteins below share one genomic window:
- the LOC133981394 gene encoding fatty acyl-CoA hydrolase precursor, medium chain-like isoform X2 — translation MLAVVPDVSEDCLYLNIYTPATRAHDAKLPVMVWIHGGGLTWGSASMYDGSALAAYQDVVVVLIQYRLGLLGFLSTGDEHMSGNFGLLDQVQALRWIQQHIHNFGGDPTSVTVFGESAGGVSVSLLLLSPLSDGLFHQAIAESGTAAMDMIIINDPLPTTQVVANASGCSIASIQKIADCMRNLDIDTIMTIVQEEKLRFTVTVDGHFLTRPVDELFQKHELLTVPFMTGVNNDEGGWFFSNAFAPPNWTEGIDQEHVVNILSLFFPDLKDATVRDLMLDEYIGTGEDRVKNRDGFTEMIGDMVFNIPAIKTANAHRDAGAPVYLYEYQHPPKFLQAKRPSFVGSDHLDEIFTVLGLCFTTTHVKLTDACPEEEEQLSRTMMSYWGNFARAGSPNGHGLVHWPKYGVDEEYLAIDIKEQVIGQHLKRDRFVFMTQTLPEKIQQREEKMDHNEL, via the exons ATGTTGGCAGTTGTCCCAGATGTTTCAGAAGATTGTCTTTACCTCAACATTTACACTCCTGCAACTAGAGCTCATGATGCCAAACTCCCA GTCATGGTTTGGATCCATGGTGGTGGGTTAACTTGGGGGTCAGCTTCAATGTATGATGGCTCAGCCTTGGCTGCTTACCAGGACGTGGTTGTAGTTCTAATCCAGTACCGCTTGGGACTTCTGGGCTTTCTCAG CACAGGAGATGAGCACATGTCAGGGAACTTTGGCCTGCTGGACCAGGTACAAGCATTGAGGTGGATCCAGCAGCACATTCACAACTTTGGAGGAGACCCAACTTCAGTCACTGTATTTGGGGAGTCTGCAGGTGGAGTGAGCGTGTCCCTCCTG CTTCTTTCACCATTGTCTGATGGCCTGTTCCACCAAGCCATTGCAGAGAGTGGCACTGCTGCAATGGATATGATCATAATAAATGATCCTCTACCAACAACGCag GTCGTGGCAAATGCATCTGGATGTAGCATTGCAAGCATACAGAAGATTGCTGATTGTATGAGAAACCTTGATATTGATACTATTATGACTATTGTGCAG GAAGAAAAACTACgatttactgtaactgttgaTGGACACTTTCTGACAAGACCCGTGGATGAACTGTTCCAAAAACATGAACTTCTTACTGTACCGTTCATGACTGGTGTTAATAATGATGAAGGGGGCTGGTTTTTCTCCAAT GCCTTTGCTCCTCCAAATTGGACAGAGGGAATCGATCAGGAGCATGTTGTGAACATACTGTCCTTATTCTTCCCTGAT CTCAAAGATGCAACCGTCAGAGATCTGATGTTAGATGAATATATTGGAACTGGTGAAGATCGTGTGAAAAATAGAGATGGCTTTACTGAGATGATTGGAGACATGGTGTTCAACATTCCAGCTATTAAGACTGCAAATGCTCATAGAG ATGCAGGCGCTCCTGTTTACCTGTATGAGTACCAGCATCCTCCCAAATTCTTGCAAGCAAAAAGGCCGAGCTTTGTTGGGAGTGACCATTTAGATGAAATCTTTACAGTATTAGGACTTTGCTTCACTACCACTCATGTCAAATTAACAG ATGCATGTCCAGAAGAGGAGGAACAGTTGAGCAGAACCATGATGAGTTACTGGGGCAACTTTGCTCGCGCAGG GTCTCCTAATGGGCACGGCCTTGTCCACTGGCCAAAGTATGGAGTAGATGAAGAATACCTGGCAATTGATATAAAGGAGCAGGTAATTGGTCAGCACCTTAAGAGGGATCGCTTTGTCTTCATGACTCAGACCCTCCCAGAGAAGATCCAACAGCGTGAAGAGAAGATGGATCACAATGAGCTGTAG
- the LOC133981394 gene encoding cocaine esterase-like isoform X1, producing MTAMKFQAHQTLFFLLSVLFMHVAAELYAPDVHTKLGSLRGEYVSVKGKEIGVHAYLGVPFAKPPVGPALRLAAPQPVEGWEGVRDATQQPPMCIQSKHFVIDLLDQLGGMLAVVPDVSEDCLYLNIYTPATRAHDAKLPVMVWIHGGGLTWGSASMYDGSALAAYQDVVVVLIQYRLGLLGFLSTGDEHMSGNFGLLDQVQALRWIQQHIHNFGGDPTSVTVFGESAGGVSVSLLLLSPLSDGLFHQAIAESGTAAMDMIIINDPLPTTQVVANASGCSIASIQKIADCMRNLDIDTIMTIVQEEKLRFTVTVDGHFLTRPVDELFQKHELLTVPFMTGVNNDEGGWFFSNAFAPPNWTEGIDQEHVVNILSLFFPDLKDATVRDLMLDEYIGTGEDRVKNRDGFTEMIGDMVFNIPAIKTANAHRDAGAPVYLYEYQHPPKFLQAKRPSFVGSDHLDEIFTVLGLCFTTTHVKLTDACPEEEEQLSRTMMSYWGNFARAGSPNGHGLVHWPKYGVDEEYLAIDIKEQVIGQHLKRDRFVFMTQTLPEKIQQREEKMDHNEL from the exons ATGACAGCCATGAAGTTTCAGGCACACCAAACTCTCTTCTTtctgttgtctgttttatttatgcATGTTGCTGCAGAACTGTATG CACCTGATGTCCACACAAAGCTTGGGAGCCTGAGAGGTGAGTATGTGAGTGTAAAGGGGAAAGAGATTGGAGTCCATGCCTACCTGGGTGTCCCATTTGCTAAGCCGCCTGTAGGCCCTGCTCTGAGACTGGCTGCACCTCAGCCTGTAGAGGGATGGGAAGGAGTGAGAGACGCCACTCAGCAGCCGCCCAT GTGTATTCAAAGTAAGCACTTTGTCATAGATCTGCTTGATCAACTCGGTGGCATGTTGGCAGTTGTCCCAGATGTTTCAGAAGATTGTCTTTACCTCAACATTTACACTCCTGCAACTAGAGCTCATGATGCCAAACTCCCA GTCATGGTTTGGATCCATGGTGGTGGGTTAACTTGGGGGTCAGCTTCAATGTATGATGGCTCAGCCTTGGCTGCTTACCAGGACGTGGTTGTAGTTCTAATCCAGTACCGCTTGGGACTTCTGGGCTTTCTCAG CACAGGAGATGAGCACATGTCAGGGAACTTTGGCCTGCTGGACCAGGTACAAGCATTGAGGTGGATCCAGCAGCACATTCACAACTTTGGAGGAGACCCAACTTCAGTCACTGTATTTGGGGAGTCTGCAGGTGGAGTGAGCGTGTCCCTCCTG CTTCTTTCACCATTGTCTGATGGCCTGTTCCACCAAGCCATTGCAGAGAGTGGCACTGCTGCAATGGATATGATCATAATAAATGATCCTCTACCAACAACGCag GTCGTGGCAAATGCATCTGGATGTAGCATTGCAAGCATACAGAAGATTGCTGATTGTATGAGAAACCTTGATATTGATACTATTATGACTATTGTGCAG GAAGAAAAACTACgatttactgtaactgttgaTGGACACTTTCTGACAAGACCCGTGGATGAACTGTTCCAAAAACATGAACTTCTTACTGTACCGTTCATGACTGGTGTTAATAATGATGAAGGGGGCTGGTTTTTCTCCAAT GCCTTTGCTCCTCCAAATTGGACAGAGGGAATCGATCAGGAGCATGTTGTGAACATACTGTCCTTATTCTTCCCTGAT CTCAAAGATGCAACCGTCAGAGATCTGATGTTAGATGAATATATTGGAACTGGTGAAGATCGTGTGAAAAATAGAGATGGCTTTACTGAGATGATTGGAGACATGGTGTTCAACATTCCAGCTATTAAGACTGCAAATGCTCATAGAG ATGCAGGCGCTCCTGTTTACCTGTATGAGTACCAGCATCCTCCCAAATTCTTGCAAGCAAAAAGGCCGAGCTTTGTTGGGAGTGACCATTTAGATGAAATCTTTACAGTATTAGGACTTTGCTTCACTACCACTCATGTCAAATTAACAG ATGCATGTCCAGAAGAGGAGGAACAGTTGAGCAGAACCATGATGAGTTACTGGGGCAACTTTGCTCGCGCAGG GTCTCCTAATGGGCACGGCCTTGTCCACTGGCCAAAGTATGGAGTAGATGAAGAATACCTGGCAATTGATATAAAGGAGCAGGTAATTGGTCAGCACCTTAAGAGGGATCGCTTTGTCTTCATGACTCAGACCCTCCCAGAGAAGATCCAACAGCGTGAAGAGAAGATGGATCACAATGAGCTGTAG